The Nostoc sp. PCC 7524 nucleotide sequence GAAACTCAAGCCTATGCCGCCCGTTCTGGGATTACTCCCATTGCTGTAGGAGATTTGCGCCAAACTCTCTCTAATGAACCTACCAAGATTTTAGCCCTCTGTGACGATACCACTGTGATCACAGATTTACTAGGCAATTTACGCCGCCAGTACACTCCGGCTGAACTGTATATGACAACCTCCGTCGCCACTTTCTTTGAAGCTACCAATGCCGTTGTTAACAAAGGTAATGCTGTACGTTACCTCGCAGAAGAAATCTTGGGGTTAAAAAGTCACAATGTCATGACTATTGGCGATAACTTCAATGATTTAGAAATGCTGCAATATGCCGGTATTGGTGTGGCCATGGGAAATGCACCGGAGGATGTGCAGGCGATCGCTAATTGGGTAGCTCCTAGTGTAGAGGTAGATGGAGTAGCTACTGCGATTGAAAAATTTCTACTGTCTTAAGAAGACTCACTAAAATCAGAAAGAACACCGACGACTGGCCGTGTTTCGTCTCGGTGTCCTTGCTGGTTCGCTCCTCACACACCTGCTAATATAACCGAGGTCAATCATTGAGTCAATACCTAGTTATAAAAGTTTTTCTTTTCTTGCTCAGAAACAACACTGATCATTGACACAAAGTAGGAAAACCCAATTGTGCGGGTGTGATTGCAGGAGCGGAATCTAGAGTTAGCAAAACACAGTAACAAGATTTCACTTCCGACTGGAGTTATAAAATTAGCTGTATCGAAAGTTATAGCTCCCAAGGTGCGATCGCTCCTAATTTGTTGACTAGCAAAAATCTCAAAACTGACTGCGTGATCATCAACAATCCCAATCTTGCTTGGGTTAGTTCTGGTAAAGCCGTTTTGACTGCACCCCAAATGCGACACTGACACCAAAAATCCTCAAAAGCTTGACTCAAATCTAGTCCTACTTTTTCCCAGTTGATCCTATCCCCATGATCAGGAAACTCTAATTCATCTACGGTTTTGACTAATTCCGCAATCAAACGACTCTCAGCTGGATGATTGAGACGAAGTTTAGCATCACTATTGAGCCAAGGTATGGATGCTGTTGTCGCCAAACTTCCTAGTTGATATTGATCGCTGGGTGTGTGGAGTTGAATCAACCCCTCACGGTGAGCCAGCAAAATTAGCGAATAGCAACGCGCATGAGCATATTGAATTGCAAATAAGCGAGATGGATTGTGAAGTTTTTCACGACTTTTCTCATTTTCCAGTGGCGTTGAGATGTAAATTTTTTTTACAACCAAATTTTGTAACCAAGTAGCTAAAAAAAAGTGACTGACTTCTAAATGAATCCAACCTGGAGGCACAATCTGCACATTCAAGGTTTCACCACAGGTATCCGATAGGTGGTTAACAATGGCTCTACCTATCTCTAAAGCATCTTGATTATGAGATTTTGCTAGCTGCAAAGCTAAACCTGAAATATACAGAACCCGCTCACTGTCTCTAGCTCTATGTAGAGGTATCTTTCTATTTTGTAGATGTAGCTTTTCCCTACACTGATCGTAAGCATCTAGAGCAGTTAGTAAATAACCGTATACTAACTGCTTAATAGCAGTATTTTTACTTATTAATCGATTGTCGTACACTTAGCTTTTCGTTAAAAGCACTGTCGCGGAAATTACTGGCATATCTGTCATCTCTCTGAAGATA carries:
- a CDS encoding Cof-type HAD-IIB family hydrolase; protein product: MVNAQEIKLLVVDIDGTISGESNTVSQAVKEAIAAVQAKGIPVAIATGRMYRSALRFHQELNSTLPLMAYQGAWIQDPTSQTIHQHLPVSRDVAEQLLDYFEQPTLRSLLSVHFYINDQLYVREVTPETQAYAARSGITPIAVGDLRQTLSNEPTKILALCDDTTVITDLLGNLRRQYTPAELYMTTSVATFFEATNAVVNKGNAVRYLAEEILGLKSHNVMTIGDNFNDLEMLQYAGIGVAMGNAPEDVQAIANWVAPSVEVDGVATAIEKFLLS
- a CDS encoding DALR anticodon-binding domain-containing protein, whose product is MYDNRLISKNTAIKQLVYGYLLTALDAYDQCREKLHLQNRKIPLHRARDSERVLYISGLALQLAKSHNQDALEIGRAIVNHLSDTCGETLNVQIVPPGWIHLEVSHFFLATWLQNLVVKKIYISTPLENEKSREKLHNPSRLFAIQYAHARCYSLILLAHREGLIQLHTPSDQYQLGSLATTASIPWLNSDAKLRLNHPAESRLIAELVKTVDELEFPDHGDRINWEKVGLDLSQAFEDFWCQCRIWGAVKTALPELTQARLGLLMITQSVLRFLLVNKLGAIAPWEL